CATCGCGTCGTGTGGGCAAGACACGGTTTCGGCCGGAACCGACATCACGAAAGGCGGACGCGCACCCCATGCCGACCGCACCGCACGCCGGGCCCCGGGTGGGCCCCGCCCACCAGCACCCCGGCGGGGCCGCTGGGGCGAACACGGGCTCGCCTGGGCCTTCCTGCTGCCCTCCCTGGCGGTCTTCGTCCTCTTCATCGGCTACCCGCTGGGGCGGACGATCTACCTGAGCGGACACGCCAACGACCTCTTCGGCGCGCCCTCCCGCTACGTCGGGTTCAAGCACTACACCGACCTGCTCACCTCGGCGGACTTCCGCCGAACCCTCGTCACCACGGCGCTGTTCACGCTGCTCACCGTGGTCCCCGGGGTGCTCGGTGCGCTGGCGCTGGTGCTGCTCCTGGAGAACCGGATCCGCGGCGTACGGCTGCTGCGCTCCGCCTTCGCGCTGCCGTTCGCGTTCTCCGTGGCCAGCGCCTCGGTGGTCTTCGCGGTGTTCTTCAACCCCGCCAGCGGGGTGCTCAACGGCCTGCTCTCGCACGTCGGCCTCGGCCCGGTCGGCTGGCTGACCGACTCCCACTACGCGCTGGTCTCGGTGGCCGTCACCACGGTCTGGATGAACCTCGGCTACAACGTGCTGGTGCTCTCCGCCGGCATCGGGTCGATCCCGGGGGAGATCGTCGAAGCGGCCCGCATCGACGGCGCGTCGGGCCTGCGGCTGGCCCGTTCGATCACCGTCCCGATGCTCGGCCCGAACCTGTTCTTCCTCACCGTGGTCTCCACCGTCCACGCGCTGCAGAGCTTCGGCCAGATCCACATCCTCACCAAGGGCGGGCCGGACGGCTCCACCCGGACCCTCGTCTACTCCGTCTACGAGAAGGCCTTCGCCTACGGCTCCAGCGACTTCGGCACCGCGAGCGCCCAGGCCGTGGTGCTGCTCGTGGTCGTCCTCGCCTGCACGGCCGTCCAGTTCGGCGTCCTGGAGCGGAAGGTGCACTACGCATGACCACGATCGCCACCGAAGCCGAGGCGCCCGAGGCGTCGAAAGCACCCCGCCCGCGCACCCGCGCCCTCGCCGGGCGCTCCCCGCGGGACCTGCTCGGCCGCGCCGCCGTCTACCTGCTGCTCGCCGTCGCCCTCGTCACCGTCGCCTTCCCGGTGTACTACGCGGTCGCCGGCGCCTTCATGGGCCCGTCCGAACTCTCCTCCTACCCACCCGCGTTGGTGCCGCACACGGTCACCGGCCGGAACTTCTCCGGCGCCGTGGACGCGATCCCGCTGGCCCGCCAGTACGCCAACTCGGCGATCACGGCCACCGCCATCACCCTCGCCCAGCTGTTCACCTCGGTCCTCGCCGCGTACGCCTTCGTCTTCCTGCCGCTGAAGGCGCGGGCCGCGGTGTTCGGGGTGTTCCTGGCGACGCTGATGGTCCCGTGGGAGGCGATCATCATCCCCAACTACCTGACGCTGTCCGGCTGGGGGCTCGGCAACACCTACTTCGGCCTGGTGCTGCCCTTCCTCGCCTCCGGCTTCGGCACCTTCATGCTGCGCCAGGCCTTCCGTCAGCTGCCCGGCGAACTGCGCGACGCCGCCCGGATCGACGGCGCCGGCCACTGGCGCTTCCTGTGGCGGATCGTCGTCCCGCTGAACAAGCCGGCGCTGGCGGCGCTGTCGATCTACGTCTTCCTGTCCGCCTGGAACCAGTACTTCTGGCCGCTGATCATCACTCGCACGGCGAACATGCAGACCCTGCAGATCGGTCTCACCTCGCTGCGCGATTCGGAGATGGCCGACCCGGGGCTGATCCTGGCCGGTGTCGTGCTCTCCCTGCTGCCCACCCTCGCCCTGGTGGTCTTCGGCCAGCGGTTCATCGTCCGCGGCCTGACCGCGGGCGCCGTCCGCTGACCGCTCACCGCGGGCGCCGTCCGCTGACCCGCTCCCCCCGGCCCGTCCCTCCCCACAGAGAGAGAACCCTCGTGAAGAAGAGTGCACGCGCGCTCGCGGCCCTGCTGGTGGCCGGCCTGACTCTGACCGCCTGCAGCTCCTCCGGTGACTCCGGTTCGGCCTCCGGTGGCTCCTCCGACGCCGCTGCGCCCGGCGCCCAGGCGCTCGACCAGGCCTCGGGCGTGACCGGTGTCGAGTTCTGGCACTCGATGACCGGCAAGAACGCCGAGGTGCTGACCGGGCTGGTCGACCAGTTCAACGCCGCGCACCAGGGCAAGATCGAGGTCAAGGCGCAGTTCCAGGGCAAGTACGACGAGCTGGTGACCAAGTACAAGGCGGCGGTGCAGCAGAAGGGCACCCCCGCGCTGGTCCAGGTCTACGACATCGGCACCCGGTTCATGATCGACTCCAGGCAGACCGTCCCGGCGCAGGCCTTCGCCGACAAGGACGGCTACCCGCTGGACGACCTGGACGCCAACATCCGCAACTACTACTCGGTCGGCGGCAAGCTCCAGTCGATGCCGTTCAACTCCTCGATGCCGCTGCTCTACCTGAACACCGACGCCTTCAAGGAGGCCGGCCTCGACCCGGCCCAGCCGCCCAAGGACCTCAACGAGCTGGGCGAGCTGGCGAAGAAGCTGACGAAGAAGGACGCCGACGGCAAGACCGTCCGGTACGGCTTCGGCGCCGCCATCTACGGCTGGTTCGTCGAGCAGCTGCTGGCCGAGTCCGGCACGATGTACTGCGACAACGACAACGGCCGCAGCAACAAGGCGGGCAAGGTCGTGTTCGACTCCGCCCAGGGCGCGCAGATCGTCCAGTGGTGGGCCGACCTGGTCAAGGGCGGCTACGCGGCCAACACCGGCCGCACCACCGACGACGCCCAGGCCGCTTTCAAGGCCGGCACGGTCGCCATGCACCTGGAGTCCACCGGCGTGCTGCGCGGCTACACCGAGGCCGCGAAGTTCGGCGTCGGCACCGCGGCCTTCCCGAAGGTCACCGCCGCCGACCAGGGCGGCCCGGTGATCGGCGGCGCCTCGCTGTGGATCAGCGGCCCCGGCCACTCCGACGCCGAGAAGCGTGCCGCCTGGGAGTTCGAGAAGTTCGTGACGGCGCCCGAGCAGCAGGCCGCCTGGCACACCGGCACCGGCTACTTCCCGGTCAACCGGAAGTCCCTGGACGACCCCAAGGACAAGGAGTGGGTGGCCAAGTACCCGCAGTTCCAGACCGCGATCGACCAGCTGAAGGCCACCAAGCCCACTTCGGCCACGGCCGGCTGCCTGCTCGGCGTGATGCCGCAGGCCCGCAAGGGCGTGGAGACCGCGATCGAGCAGACCATCGCGGGCGGCAAGACGGCCCAGCAGGCGCTGGCCGACGCGGCCAAGGAACTGCAGCCGGCGATCGAGAACTACAACAGCTCGGTCGGCTGACCCGCCGGACCCCTGGTCAGGCCGACGGCCCGCCCCGCGCCGCGTGCGCAGGGCGGGCCGTCGCCCGTCAAGCCGAGAGTGCTGCGCCGTGCTCGCCGTCCTCCGGCAGCGCACAGGCGCCGGCCAGCTCGTCCAGGGAGAGGTCCAGCGCGAAGGCCAGCGCCGCGATGGTGAAGAAGGACGGCGTCGGCGCCCGGCCCGTCTCGATCTTGCGCAGCGTCTCCGCCGAGACACCGGCCACCGCCGCCACCTCGACCATGCTGCGCTCACCACGCGCCTCGCGCAGCAGCGCCCCGAAGCGCTCCCCACGCTCGCGCTCCCACGGGGTCAGCGGAGTCCTCACCATGGGGTCGAGTCTAGGGCCTGCCCGGCAAGATCCGCCGGACAGGCCCCAGGGCCTCGTCTCTCTACAGCGCGGGC
The genomic region above belongs to Streptomyces sp. 1331.2 and contains:
- a CDS encoding carbohydrate ABC transporter permease, yielding MTPADHPGVPIASCGQDTVSAGTDITKGGRAPHADRTARRAPGGPRPPAPRRGRWGEHGLAWAFLLPSLAVFVLFIGYPLGRTIYLSGHANDLFGAPSRYVGFKHYTDLLTSADFRRTLVTTALFTLLTVVPGVLGALALVLLLENRIRGVRLLRSAFALPFAFSVASASVVFAVFFNPASGVLNGLLSHVGLGPVGWLTDSHYALVSVAVTTVWMNLGYNVLVLSAGIGSIPGEIVEAARIDGASGLRLARSITVPMLGPNLFFLTVVSTVHALQSFGQIHILTKGGPDGSTRTLVYSVYEKAFAYGSSDFGTASAQAVVLLVVVLACTAVQFGVLERKVHYA
- a CDS encoding carbohydrate ABC transporter permease, giving the protein MTTIATEAEAPEASKAPRPRTRALAGRSPRDLLGRAAVYLLLAVALVTVAFPVYYAVAGAFMGPSELSSYPPALVPHTVTGRNFSGAVDAIPLARQYANSAITATAITLAQLFTSVLAAYAFVFLPLKARAAVFGVFLATLMVPWEAIIIPNYLTLSGWGLGNTYFGLVLPFLASGFGTFMLRQAFRQLPGELRDAARIDGAGHWRFLWRIVVPLNKPALAALSIYVFLSAWNQYFWPLIITRTANMQTLQIGLTSLRDSEMADPGLILAGVVLSLLPTLALVVFGQRFIVRGLTAGAVR
- a CDS encoding ABC transporter substrate-binding protein — protein: MKKSARALAALLVAGLTLTACSSSGDSGSASGGSSDAAAPGAQALDQASGVTGVEFWHSMTGKNAEVLTGLVDQFNAAHQGKIEVKAQFQGKYDELVTKYKAAVQQKGTPALVQVYDIGTRFMIDSRQTVPAQAFADKDGYPLDDLDANIRNYYSVGGKLQSMPFNSSMPLLYLNTDAFKEAGLDPAQPPKDLNELGELAKKLTKKDADGKTVRYGFGAAIYGWFVEQLLAESGTMYCDNDNGRSNKAGKVVFDSAQGAQIVQWWADLVKGGYAANTGRTTDDAQAAFKAGTVAMHLESTGVLRGYTEAAKFGVGTAAFPKVTAADQGGPVIGGASLWISGPGHSDAEKRAAWEFEKFVTAPEQQAAWHTGTGYFPVNRKSLDDPKDKEWVAKYPQFQTAIDQLKATKPTSATAGCLLGVMPQARKGVETAIEQTIAGGKTAQQALADAAKELQPAIENYNSSVG
- a CDS encoding helix-turn-helix domain-containing protein translates to MVRTPLTPWERERGERFGALLREARGERSMVEVAAVAGVSAETLRKIETGRAPTPSFFTIAALAFALDLSLDELAGACALPEDGEHGAALSA